In Juglans microcarpa x Juglans regia isolate MS1-56 chromosome 7D, Jm3101_v1.0, whole genome shotgun sequence, the following are encoded in one genomic region:
- the LOC121239164 gene encoding eukaryotic translation initiation factor 4G-like isoform X2, with protein MSHNQYRSDKSETTQYRKSDRRSASSNQQRGSSGAYGKGGGPAPSPSYNLSSNRSVKKNNNNAQGGGQSRAILPTVNSSSLESSNASTPLGTVVQNGSHVQPQHASDVPTTSTAAKPTELLAPQRSTRAVPKPPTSQSASVNSDSTAPTTPAKAPGDASKAFPFQFGSISPGCMNGMQVPARTSSAPPNLDEQKRDQARHDSFRSVAPLPAPSAPKQLPRKDVGPVIQANTGEAYSVPKVKKDVQVSPPQPASQPQKPSVHAMTGMPIQMPFHQPQVPVQFRGPNQQIQSQGMTAASLQMPLNLPLSMGNAPQMQQPMYLPSLQHLPMQTQGLIHQAQGLSYPTQMGPQLGNMGISMTPHYPQQQGGSYGGPRKTPVKITHPETREELKLDKRADSYSDVGSAGPRSHPNVHPQSQAIPSYAPSHPISFYPPNSYNASSIFYPPPSSVPLTSSQIAANSQASRFNYPATQGPQNMPCVNPSAHNPIPVNKIGTQMHGVADPPNLERSRDVHNIISSPLSTTVPITVKPITGPSIREKVGDSLLPNCSHGVEKGESPKHVRPSGEANLSHPQRDSQRFPEVSLWQMKTSSESLVSKSLPVVTKQSAAVSDASSSDGLVPDHLSLVSGSPSEESALVVPNNEGRRRETLDRSNSIKDHQKKPGKKGYIQPQHQAASQSISTSNFPSRALEHGISSNGGVSGAVLAKTTTSHANSEGVSSFQQSLSSVGDATHDSSELKVDSVGEDSTCVSSQICGARIILDTSETVHHAKPDEQLDQETVGIDEQGESRLPEGSKQDNIGSEISSEPILLKSQETIKQIVGEQSGQDSGLKAIITNDEVLTSKTVQRGLDEPVRRHTEIDRTTDKLDGGSPHGEKSSYLNAFSSRSDSVGSSEVVAICGISDQLSAHIPTPDIVEATSKHEGEGVDNIDGLVSFGASGAKDKPISDLNRAKGTGKGRKKRKEFLQKADAAGLTSDLYNAYKGPEEKKETVASTESTESTSSNVHVKEEPTDAVELDAPASEKSGLEKAEPDDWEDAADISTPKLEVSDDGQQIHGILDNHDKDGVGTMTKKYSRDFLLIFSEQCTDLPHGFEITADIAEAVMSGGFNSSHLVERDSYPSPRPSGGSRIDRHGSGMIREERWSKVPGNFGPGLDVRLDSSHGVNAGFRPGSGGNYGVLRNPRVQTPVQYPGGILHGPSMGPQGGMSRNSPDADRWVRPTSIQQKGLIPSPQTPLLMMHRAEKKYEVGKVTDEEEAKQRQLKGILNKLTPQNFEKLFEQVKAVKIDNAVTLTGVISQIFDKALMEPTFCEMYADFCSHLAVELPDFNEDNEKITFKRVLLNKCQEEFERGEREQEEANKADEEGEIKQSAEEREEKRVKARRRMLGNIRLIGELYKKKMLTERIMHACIQKLLGQSQTPDEEDVEALCKLMSTIGEMIDHPKAKQQMDAYFDRMKRLSTNLNLSSRVRFMLKDAMDLRKNKWQQRRKVEGPKKIDEVHRDAAQERQAQSSRLSRGSSINQSARRTPMDFAPRSTLLSSPNAQLGGFRGPSTPVRGLGIQDVRLEDRQSHDTRMLSVPLPQRPSLDDSITLGPQGGLGRGMSIRGPPSMSSTPVADVSPGSTDFRRMAAGLNGYSTLPERTTYGTREDLVPRYIPDRFAAPTAYEPSSAQERNVSYGNRDPRNPDRSSDRSLAISPPARGQGTAFPQNVPSGKVWPEERLRDKSMAAIKEYYSARDEKEVELCVKELDSPSFHPSMVSLWVADSLERKDMERDLLAKLLIYLSKSGDGVLSQAQLIKGFESVLTTLEDAVNDAPRAPEFLGHIFAEVITENVIPLREIGLLIHKGGEEPGHLLEVGLAADVLGSTLEVIKSEKGDSVFNEIWASSTLRFEDFRPPEPYRSRKLEKFI; from the exons ATGTCCCATAATCAATATAGGTCGGATAAGAGCGAGACGACACAGTACAGGAAATCCGATAGGCGATCCGCGAGCTCCAACCAGCAGCGGGGTTCCTCAGGAGCTTACGGCAAGGGCGGTGGGCCCGCCCCTTCTCCATCCTACAATCTATCCTCCAACCGCAG tgttaagaagaataataataatgcacAAGGAGGAGGTCAATCCAGGGCAATCTTGCCCACTGTCAATTCGTCATCATTGGAGTCTAGTAATGCTTCTACGCCGCTTGGTACCGTAGTACAGAATGGTTCCCATGTACAGCCCCAACATG CATCTGATGTGCCGACTACAAGCACAGCTGCCAAGCCGACTGAGTTGTTGGCTCCTCAGAGAAGCACCCGAGCAGTTCCAAAGCCTCCGACTTCTCAATCTGCCTCTGTGAACTCTGACTCAACAGCTCCTACGACACCTGCAAAGG CCCCTGGAGATGCGTCTAAGGCATTCCCCTTTCAGTTTGGGTCCATAAGTCCTGGTTGCATGAATGGGATGCAG GTTCCTGCTAGAACTAGCTCAGCACCCCCAAATTTGGATGAACAGAAACGAGATCag GCACGCCATGATTCTTTTAGATCTGTAGCTCCTTTGCCAGCTCCTTCTGCACCTAAGCAGTTACCGAGAAAGGATGTCGGTCCTGTAATCCAAGCTAATACTGGGGAGGCTTATTCAGTGCCCAAGGTCAAAAAGGATGTGCAAGTCTCACCTCCACAACCGGCAAGCCAACCACAGAAGCCTTCTGTTCATGCCATGACTGGGATGCCCATTCAAATGCCATTTCACCAGCCACAGGTTCCTGTGCAATTCAGAGGCCCCAACCAACAGATTCAATCCCAGGGCATGACAGCTGCTTCACTTCAAATGCCATTGAATTTACCTTTGTCCATGGGAAATGCACCCCAAATGCAACAGCCTATGTATCTTCCCAGTCTCCAACACCTTCCCATGCAGACACAAGGTCTTATCCATCAAGCCCAGGGCTTGAGTTACCCAACTCAAATGGGTCCTCAGTTGGGCAATATGGGAATCAGCATGACTCCACATTATCCCCAGCAGCAGGGAGGAAGTTATGGTGGTCCTCGTAAAACTCCCGTCAAGATTACTCATCCAGAGACACGCGAAGAGTTAAAGCTTGATAAACGGGCAGATTCCTATTCAGACGTCGGGTCAGCTGGTCCTAGGTCTCACCCTAATGTGCATCCTCAATCACAGGCCATTCCATCATATGCACCTTCTCATCCCATTAGCTTTTATCCTCCCAATTCTTACAATGCCAGCTCTATATTTTATCCACCCCCGAGTTCTGTTCCTTTGACAAGTAGCCAGATAGCAGCCAATTCTCAAGCTTCAAGATTTAACTATCCAGCTACACAGGGTCCCCAAAACATGCCTTGTGTGAATCCATCGGCTCATAATCCCATACCTGTAAATAAGATTGGGACCCAAATGCATGGTGTTGCAGATCCACCAAACTTGGAACGTTCTCGTGATGTACATAATATAATCTCCTCTCCTCTATCGACAACAGTACCAATTACGGTTAAGCCAATCACTGGTCCTTCTATTCGAGAAAAGGTTGGAGACTCATTGCTGCCAAATTGCTCACATGGTGTTGAAAAGGGTGAATCTCCAAAACATGTGAGACCATCTGGGGAAGCTAACTTGTCACATCCTCAAAGGGACTCTCAGAGGTTTCCAGAAGTCTCTTTGTGGCAGATGAAAACTAGCTCTGAATCATTGGTCTCCAAGTCATTGCCCGTGGTGACTAAACAGTCAGCAGCTGTTTCAGATGCTAGTTCTTCTGATGGCCTGGTACCCGATCACTTATCTTTGGTTTCAGGTTCACCATCCGAGGAATCTGCACTAGTTGTGCCCAATAATGAAGGCAGAAGAAGGGAAACCCTTGATAGGTCAAACTCGATTAAAGATCATCAAAAGAAGCCAGGCAAGAAAGGATATATCCAACCACAGCATCAG GCTGCTAGCCAATCTATTTCAACCTCAAATTTTCCTTCTCGAGCTCTAGAGCATGGTATATCTTCTAACGGTGGAGTTTCAGGAGCTGTACTAGCTAAAACAACTACTTCGCATGCGAATAGTGAAGGTGTTTCATCATTTCAGCAATCACTGTCATCTGTTGGTGATGCTACTCATGATTCTTCTGAATTAAAGGTTGACAGTGTTGGAGAGGACTCAACCTGTGTCTCATCTCAGATTTGTGGTGCTCGAATCATTCTTGATACCTCTGAAACTGTTCATCATGCTAAGCCAGATGAACAATTAGACCAAGAAACGGTGGGAATAGATGAACAAGGAGAAAGCAGATTGCCTGAAGGGTCCAAACAGGATAATATCGGTAGTGAGATATCTTCAGAGCCTATTTTGTTAAAATCTCAGGAAACTATTAAACAAATTGTGGGAGAACAGTCTGGACAAGATTCTGGTCTGAAGGCAATAATTACAAATGATGAGGTTCTAACTTCAAAGACTGTACAGAGGGGGCTGGATGAACCTGTGAGGCGTCATACAGAAATTGACAGGACAACTGATAAATTAGATGGTGGAAGTCCTCATGGTGAGAAGAGCTCATATTTGAATGCCTTTTCAAGCAGAAGTGATAGTGTAGGCAGTAGTGAAGTTGTTGCAATATGTGGTATATCAGATCAGCTGTCTGCTCATATTCCAACCCCTGATATTGTAGAAGCAACCTCAAAACATGAAGGGGAAGGTGTAGATAACATTGATGGCTTGGTCTCTTTCGGAGCATCAGGTGCAAAGGATAAGCCTATTTCTGATCTGAATAGGGCAAAGGGTACTGgtaaaggaagaaagaagagaaaagaatttcttcaaaaagCTGACGCTGCTGGGTTAACTTCTGATCTTTATAATGCTTATAAGGGCccggaggaaaagaaagaaactgtTGCGTCTACAGAAAGTACTGAGAGCACTTCTTCTAATGTGCATGTGAAGGAGGAACCTACTGATGCTGTTGAATTAGATGCCCCAGCGAGTGAAAAAAGTGGACTGGAAAAAGCTGAACCTGATGATTGGGAAGACGCTGCTGACATATCGACACCAAAATTAGAAGTTTCGGATGATGGACAACAGATACATGGAATACTGGATAATCATGACAAAGACGGAGTTGGAACTATGACCAAAAAGTATTCCAGAGATTTCCTCTTGATTTTTTCAGAGCAATGCACTGATCTTCCACATGGTTTTGAGATTACAGCTGATATAGCAGAGGCTGTGATGAGTGGTGGTTTCAATAGCTCTCATCTTGTTGAACGTGATTCATACCCTAGTCCTAGGCCAAGTGGGGGATCTCGAATAGACCGCCATGGTAGTGGTATGATCAGGGAAGAAAGGTGGAGTAAAGTACCTGGTAATTTTGGTCCAGGGCTGGATGTGCGTCTGGATTCCAGCCATGGGGTTAATGCAGGTTTTCGACCTGGATCAGGTGGTAATTATGGTGTTCTCCGGAACCCACGTGTGCAAACACCCGTGCAGTATCCTGGAGGTATCCTCCATGGGCCATCTATGGGTCCTCAGGGTGGAATGTCTAGAAATAGTCCTGATGCTGACAGGTGGGTACGTCCTACCAGTATTCAACAGAAGGGTTTGATTCCATCCCCTCAGACTCCATTACTAATGATGCACAGAGCTGAGAAGAAATATGAAGTGGGTAAGGTGACGGATGAGGAAGAGGCAAAGCAAAGGCAACTGAAAGGCATTTTAAACAAGCTCACTCCTCAGAACTTTGAGAAACTTTTTGAGCAAGTGAAAGCCGTCAAAATTGACAATGCTGTCACTCTAACTGGTGTCATCTCGCAGATCTTTGACAAAGCTTTGATGGAGCCTACTTTCTGTGAGATGTACGCTGATTTCTGTAGTCATCTGGCTGTGGAGTTGCCTGATTTCAATGAAGACAACGAAAAGATAACTTTTAAGAGAGTACTTCTGAACAAGTGCCAGGAGGAATTTGAGAGAGGGGAAAGAGAGCAAGAAGAAGCTAATAAAGCTGATGAAGAGGGGGAGATTAAACAGTCTGCAGaggaaagagaagagaagagagttAAGGCTCGAAGACGAATGCTGGGTAACATTAGATTGATAGGGGAGTTATACAAGAAGAAAATGTTAACTGAGCGAATAATGCACGCGTGCATACAGAAGTTGTTGGGTCAGTCTCAGACTCCTGATGAAGAAGATGTTGAAGCTTTGTGCAAATTGATGAGTACTATTGGGGAGATGATTGACCATCCCAAGGCCAAGCAGCAAATGGATGCATATTTTGACAGAATGAAGAGGCTCTCTACCAATTTGAATTTATCTTCTAGGGTCAGGTTCATGTTGAAGGATGCTATGGATTTGAGAAAGAATAAATGGCAACAGAGAAGAAAAGTTGAAGGGCCGAAAAAGATTGATGAAGTGCACAGAGATGCTGCTCAAGAACGGCAGGCACAATCCAGTAGGTTGAGTCGTGGTTCAAGCATCAACCAGTCAGCTAGAAGGACACCTATGGATTTTGCTCCTAGGTCAACACTATTGTCTTCCCCAAATGCTCAGCTGGGTGGTTTCCGTGGACCGTCTACTCCAGTTCGTGGGCTTGGCATTCAGGATGTTCGGTTGGAGGACAGACAATCTCATGACACTAGGATGTTGTCAGTTCCCTTGCCTCAGAGACCCAGTCTTGATGATTCTATTACTCTGGGACCTCAAGGTGGTCTTGGGAGAGGAATGTCAATCAGAGGACCACCGTCAATGTCAAGTACTCCAGTAGCTGATGTGTCTCCAGGCTCCACAGATTTCAGAAGAATGGCAGCTGGTTTGAATGGCTACAGCACTTTACCAGAGCGAACAACTTATGGCACAAGGGAGGATCTTGTTCCGAGATATATTCCGGATAGATTTGCAGCTCCAACTGCTTATGAACCTTCAAGTGCTCAAGAGCGCAATGTGAGTTATGGTAACAGAGACCCAAGGAATCCAGACCGGAGTTCCGATAGATCTCTTGCAATCTCACCACCTGCACGAGGGCAGGGAACAGCTTTTCCTCAAAATGTTCCTTCAGGAAAAGTATGGCCTGAAGAACGCCTTCGGGATAAGTCAATGGCAGCAATTAAAGAATATTACAG tGCCAGAGACGAGAAAGAAGTTGAACTATGTGTTAAAGAATTGGATTCCCCAAGCTTCCATCCGTCAATGGTATCACTATGGGTCGCAGACTCTTTGGAGAGGAAGGACATGGAAAGGGATCTTTTGGCAAAGCTTCTGATCTATCTTTCTAAGTCCGGGGATGGTGTGTTGAGTCAAGCCCAGCTCATCAAAGG GTTTGAATCTGTTCTGACTACTCTGGAGGATGCCGTAAATGATGCCCCAAGAGCACCAGAATTTCTTGGTCATATCTTTGCCGAAGTCATTACAGAAAATGTGATCCCTTTGAGAGAGATTGGGTTGTTAATACATAAAGGGGGAGAGGAGCCGGGTCATCTTCTAGAAGTTGGGCTTGCGGCAGATGTTCTTGGAAGCACCTTGGAAGTTATAAAATCCGAGAAGGGGGATTCTGTCTTTAATGAAATCTGGGCAAGCTCCACTTTGAGGTTTGAGGATTTTCGGCCTCCAGAGCCTTACAGGTCAAGGAAGTTAGAGAAATTTATTTAG